The following are encoded in a window of Haliotis asinina isolate JCU_RB_2024 chromosome 14, JCU_Hal_asi_v2, whole genome shotgun sequence genomic DNA:
- the LOC137262092 gene encoding uncharacterized protein, translated as MPSKLTDLDDVIKKWAWATFVKTKGQHDYNDYQLHVVWDGVRFSTEQPTYFFGRYDYKTPRSTFLFKANYDNRTNVTHDHEIRKQRTTSATARVVIRRGFCRGADVGIKLIAPEDVAAAFNNGIFIAGEEGNRTDNSLSWVIKYSVTAPPMRRTTAVVRVVEKRFRCRFRTTVSIRGRVVVVVVSTTTNHQVQVEGDIATIIGDAIVQPETYIPNCVYVEGDVVKWSAIGKLHVSYGVSQEMDLAQEQLPAEVDSRNYAGLA; from the coding sequence ATGCCGAGCAAACTGACGGACCTGGATGACGTCATTAAGAAGTGGGCGTGGGCGACATTTGTTAAAACGAAAGGACAACACGACTACAACGACTACCAGCTACACGTGGTGTGGGACGGCGTCCGATTTAGTACGGAACAACCCACGTATTTCTTTGGGAGATACGATTACAAAACACCAAGGTCAACGTTCCTTTTCAAGGCCAACTACGACAACCGCACAAACGTCACACATGATCATGAGATAAGAAAACAACGCACGACATCGGCGACAGCGAGGGTTGTAATAAGACGAGGTTTCTGTCGTGGTGCGGATGTAGGTATTAAACTTATCGCTCCCGAAGATGTCGCAGCCGCTTTTAACAACGGCATATTCATCGCCGGTGAGGAGGGTAACAGGACAGATAACTCTCTTTCCTGGGTGATCAAGTACAGCGTGACAGCGCCACCTATGCGGAGAACAACTGCTGTAGTGAGGGTCGTTGAAAAACGTTTCAGATGCCGGTTCAGAACCACCGTGAGTATACGGGGACGCGTCGTTGTCGTAGTTGTAAGCACCACTACCAACCACCAGGTTCAGGTCGAGGGTGACATAGCAACTATCATCGGAGACGCAATAGTGCAACCTGaaacatatatccctaactgcGTCTATGTTGAAGGAGACGTGGTCAAGTGGTCAGCTATTGGTAAACTACATGTCTCGTATGGCGTTTCACAAGAAATGGACCTTGCACAAGAGCAACTACCTGCAGAAGTGGATTCCAGAAACTATGCTGGACTGGCGTAA